The genomic interval GTTTCCCATCTTGATGCTAAAGCCCTGGGGAGGTCTAGGGTTGCCGTACAAGCACCAGTTCCCACGTGCAGGCAATGAGTTGGCAGCAACAGAAATCTTTGGAGTTTTATAGCTTCTAACTCCATATACTTTATTGACATTCATGAAGCTCGCTCACTAAGATCCCAAAGATCTCAATAAACACATTGGTGAGCTCCTAAGAGCCTAAAGCCCATGACTCATAATGGCCTGAAAGTACTGTAGTTACAAGGGGGATGTGTATTCTGGATTTCTTGGGAGTTATATATAAACTGTCGTGAGGtgttaattgattaattaattgacATTTGATAAGTACATATGTGTGAATGGCATGTGGCTGtcggtgggggtgggaggaagttgaatacatgccacagtgcacatggaGAGCTCAAAAAACAGCTTCACACATAGGTTCTTCCCGTCTATCTTGTTGGGAACAAGGTCTCTTTGAGGTCAGTCACTGTGTCCAGTTGGCTAGCTGGCCCTGGAGCCTTTAGcgattctcctgtttccatttctGTCAAACCATAGGagcactggagttgcaggtgcttGCCAGCACACCCGATTTATGTGGAGTCTGAAGATTCCAGCTCAGACCTTCACATTTGCATGTCAAGagctttgccactgagccatctccctaggctTGACTAAACAGCGTGACTCAAGGGTTGTTGGAGCAACTGTCTTTCTTTGCTTGTTCAAGGTCCCCACTGGCTTTGCATCTCACTATGGAGCAGAATGCCTGCTGGAAGTTATTGCTGACCACTACGTataacagcaggttgccaaaggTGTTGAGGGCAGCTAATGGTCTAGAGACAATGTAAGCTCCGTGGATGTGGCTCTCAACGGAGCAGCTGATTGAAAGCAGGCGAGATTCGATCCGAATGACCCTCAAGACATGGAAGGGTAAGAAACATATGTAGAACACAAGGAGAAGCAGGATGGTCAGCCTCCGGGCCTTCTGCTTAAAGCAGCTGTGGGTCTGGGGCCCATGAGTCAGGGTGCTGATAATCGTTGTGTAGCAGAGTGTCACAATCACCAAGGGCAGGCAGAAGGTGGTGGCGGTCAAAATGAGATTGTACCATTTGATAGTAGCGAGGTCATCCGAACTGGTGAGGTCAAGGCAAGCAGACCTGTTGGTCCGGGTGGTTGACGTGATCAGGAAAGTCATGGGCATGACAGCTACCAAAGAGATGACCCAAACCCCAGCACAAGCTACCACTGCCCACCGAGTCTTCTGGATAGAAAAACAGCTCATCGGGTGAATGATCACAGCATAACGGAAGATACTGAAACACgtgaggaagaggatgctgcTGTACAGGTTAAAATGGAAGCCGAATCGGATGAACTTGCACATGAAATCCCCAAAGATCCAGTGTTCACCGCTTGCGTAATAGTgaatgaggaaagggaagctggtCAGGTACAGCAAGTCCGTCAGGGCCAAGTTCAACATGATGAtggtgctgctcttccagggccgCATCTTGAAGACGTAGATGGAAATTGCCACTGCGTTCCCCGGGAAGCCCACAAGGAAGATGATGCTGTAGACGACAGGAAGGTACTGCATCTTGAGTGAGATCTGATCATCGGTGCAGTTCCCCAAAGCAGCGACATAATCCAGGAAATCGGAATCGTTGCCTGGACTGTCCAGTGGCTCACTCATGGttcctttctttcatcttgtaAGAAAATGGGAGAGTTCAAATCGGCCATGGAAGTCCAGTGGGAAAAAACTAGCTAATCAAAGAGAGCAGAGAACACTAATGAGAACAACGATCAATAGCTCATGGGGGCAGCTCTAAACTCCTAGTaggtcacttctttctttctctttaacacTAAAGAGAACCTGTGGAGAAGAGACTGAATTCCAGGAAAGCAACTGGCAGCTCCAAGCCAAGGAGAAAAGGTTGACGGTGTCTGAAGAATAACACACAAGATTAACCCCTAActccacatgcacaagcacacaggtAAGCAAatgcgcatgtacacacatacacacaaatgcagaaTCACAAAAACGAAGCTGCAGTGAATTGCCACACTGTATGCGTGGTAGATTCAAAGTCAACATTCAGCTCACTGCATCTATTTTAATTACTTCAGAGAAGTATTGCTGCGTGTTCATGGGTGGGTTCCTCAGTATAATGCAGTACTTAAGAACCTGCACTCCAAGTCCACGGATGACGCCCACCTTAGCCACTTTGCCACTGTGAGCCCCTAAGTAAGTTTCTTTAGCTCTTTAGGTCTGGGTAGGATGCCATTTTAACTtatttcttctggcttctctgactttgctttttaaaaaaaggtttaaattTGACAGCAAATTTATAACATGATTATGATTATGAAGAGTTATTATGAGCCTATTATttgaatgtaaatattttgggtGTAAAATATATCCAGTTGCATGTTTCTGGGGGCAGCCACTGTGTGCTAATTAGGCAATTCTCCAGCTGTAAAAGATAAAGCCACACAAATATATTTCCCACTATcaaagtctgaggcaggagatggACGCAGAAAATATAACTTTACTCCAGGtaacaaacatacatatattttttcttaagtaaCAAGAAAAACAGTTGGTGTATATGCCATAATATATTAGATACTCAATAAGATTAAATTTTTGTTGACCAGTAAGTCACTTGGTAGATCGTAGTTCAAGACTACTGAgatcacagagagaaagacaggagacTAAAGCAAAGTCACCGATGTGGGGCTATTTTACCTGAACCCAGAAAGGATTGGTTTCTAATTTAATGCCTTAGCTGGGCTTTCTACTGCTATGACAAatcaccatggccaaggcaagtCATAAATGTGGTTAATTTGGTGCTTATGGTTTGGTGcaaagggttagagtccatggtaGTACAACAAAGGAGCAGTGGCAAGAAGAGCTAAAAGCTCGCATTTTGACCAACAAGTAAAAGGTGGAAGCTGAGGGATGgcgacgagagagagagagagagagagagagagagagagagagagagagagagagagagagagagagagagagagagagagagagagagagagagagagagagagagagagagagagagagcactcgtGCTAACTGGGAATGCCTCATTTTGTCTTTAGAACCTTTAAGTTCACCCTCAGTGAGACGCCTCCTCCAGCAACCCCATATATCCTAAtgctttccaaacagttccaccaattaGGTACTAATTTTCCAACGTATGAGCCGTAAGATTCAAGTCAAGCGATGActctctgtgtttgctgttgacatCAGTCTTCTCTGACATTGAATCTCCTCATTACTCATGCTGTTCATTTCCCCTCATATCTTCATTACTACTGTACAAATGTAAGACAGGAACGAGCAGAATTCTCCATTGTTATCTGGTCTCAATTTCACGGTTGCAGAGATCACTTAGtgcaagaaagaacagaaagcatttTTAGGTGCACTAATTCCAGTCTGTGTTCTGATGGGAAGAGACTAGTCCAAGGACCTGGGACTTGCCTCAGAGGAGCAAAGATGCCCCTGAGGCCCTATCCTGCCAATGGAAAAGGAAGGCTTCTCCTGGAGTGGAGAATTCAAcctaaatgaagaaatatttacGGAGCCAGTACTTCAATTTTGGAATCAGATCCTACAGAAGAGCAAGGATGCTGAGGCCAGAAAGGCACTGTGGGAGAGCCACCCCCCTTCTGTCAAATGCCTTGTATGGGTCTGCGCACAAAAAGCAGGCAATTGCTTAAACCTGAGAGAAAACAATTATGCGTTGGAGTCCCTGAAGTCCCTCACCCCTTCCAGGAGTTCTCGTCAGAGGCCACCAACCCGCTCAGGTTATTTCTGGAGCAAATAGATGCAGACTGTTTTTGTAGCACCTCAAAGAATCTTCCAGGATACTGCATTCTCACTGGAATCTGGCTCCAAAGAAAGAGGcgtggaagaagagaggaggaggaggaggaggaggaggaggaggaggaggagagagagagagaggagagagagagagagagagagagagagagagagagagagagagagaatgaggaggaggaggaggagagaggagagaggaagggaaatgaCTAGAAGGGAGAACTCCAGTAGAAGTAGTTAGTCTGTTAATTCTTTGAACACAAAATGCAAGTCACTTCTTTCTGCCTGACAGGATTATAACTAGAGGGATTCAATTAATATTTGTTAACTATATTAAGGAGCAATCAGCAGCATGAGCAAATCATTTAAACGCTGAAGAATGAGGAAGGCGGTGACTATTCCTTAAAAACACAGAACTTGGCTCCTCAATAACTTAAAGTGAAGAACAGAATTACAAGTCTCATCTTTGCCAAATAATCCCCCAGGGTAATgttataaagacattttaaatgacaatCAGCCCAGGGAGTGACAAGTTGTAGGTAGACACACCCACCTTCATGTTTTGCAAAACAACAGCTCACTGAGACATTTACTGGAGGCTGATTAATTGTAAGAGAATTGGAGTTGCCTGCAAAACCAGAGCTCTTCCATAAAACCTCGCCAAAAGTATGAGCTGAGTTTACAAAATATGTGttacatttaaaacaacacacagaaaCCAGCCCAGGCAGTGAGCAGGGTAGATGcaggttcttttttctttgaagcCCAGGACCCTGCACATTCCACTGTCACAGTCTGTGGTGCTTTGTGGCCCACACTCTGCTGTTAAACTGCGGATGTAGGAAAACAGTAGGACAGCACTCAGGTGTAGGCCCCGTCTTATGCCACAATGGTGGTTCCCAAATCTGAGTAGGCTGTTGGCCACCTGAAACTAATGGATTCTTTATTACTGGGAAATAGTGATGCAGTGGGTGTCAACACTGCCAATTCTGTCAAGCATGGATGAGTAtgcaagagagaaagcaagcaccaAATGAATTTTATGTAGAAAACCAtacttttggtatttttttttcctttctgataccATGAAGATATGTCATTCTGAGGCTGGCTGAAGAACATGTTTTAGGAAGATACCTTTTGGGGACCACTGTCTACTCATCTCACCCCTGAGCCCACAGATGGGCAAGCTGAGAGTCTGTAGGGACGTTTGCTATTTTACCTACACAGTATCTATCTCTGCACTTACATTAAAATTGCTTCTGACAAATGATGTTCTTATGAACTAACTCTTTCAGCGtccattttattcttctctcacccTCAACATTTCCAGTGCTGCTCCAACGTCAAGTTCACCACTGACTCTCTCTGCTTTAATAAGAGCTTCCTGTGAACTAGGCAGCTGAAGACTCAAAATGGCGCATCATCCAACTTCCTCCACCAGGCCTCAGAAACTCTGCTGCTGGGGTCACTGTTGTTTACCAcacaggactctctctctctctctcccttcctctctttctctctc from Acomys russatus chromosome 18, mAcoRus1.1, whole genome shotgun sequence carries:
- the Oxgr1 gene encoding 2-oxoglutarate receptor 1, which gives rise to MSEPLDSPGNDSDFLDYVAALGNCTDDQISLKMQYLPVVYSIIFLVGFPGNAVAISIYVFKMRPWKSSTIIMLNLALTDLLYLTSFPFLIHYYASGEHWIFGDFMCKFIRFGFHFNLYSSILFLTCFSIFRYAVIIHPMSCFSIQKTRWAVVACAGVWVISLVAVMPMTFLITSTTRTNRSACLDLTSSDDLATIKWYNLILTATTFCLPLVIVTLCYTTIISTLTHGPQTHSCFKQKARRLTILLLLVFYICFLPFHVLRVIRIESRLLSISCSVESHIHGAYIVSRPLAALNTFGNLLLYVVVSNNFQQAFCSIVRCKASGDLEQAKKDSCSNNP